A portion of the Drosophila sechellia strain sech25 chromosome 2R, ASM438219v1, whole genome shotgun sequence genome contains these proteins:
- the LOC6608364 gene encoding uncharacterized protein LOC6608364, which yields MNPCTSSPPQMPRGSGSVENSNLESHGLQLLEMAGKEDYEDLRDLLQSWDVADLLPHLQDEAINVDELQMIKRHHLSELLRNFRFGTRIRFEHHLERWRRWLNVPLQGAQGQGSSHCSGCRCPEIQGQSRCQEQSPLPMEQPSEQDELHKPEDLAKTIPAESLVALSDPREMPVPFPLPLVHPPAEITNDIMMVKQELMPMQQTRTSEAVLVAGSSGGTSGNKEDATAAPDQEVSILGILRSSGMKAQSLLERIGQNDPLDAVQRLLLIQLVCSYYEENQMHLTLQRSHLLEREILQLFPQEQLSYYRTERRGKIYVRFTNMKRSKRLSSSRQELKRRRSELIRAIPTVQGHDPSASVSFAGDQISSPDRSD from the exons ATGAATCCGTGTACATCATCGCCCCCACAGATGCCACGTGGCTCTGGATCCGTGGAAAACTCAAACCTGGAATCTCACGGCCTGCAACTGCTCGAGATGGCTGGAAAGGAGGACTACGAGGATCTGCGCGACCTTCTGCAGTCGTGGGACGTCGCCGATCTGCTGCCCCACCTGCAAG ATGAAGCCATTAATGTGGACGAGCTGCAAATGATCAAACGTCATCATCTGTCCGAGTTGCTGCGGAACTTTCGCTTTGGAACCCGCATTCGCTTCGAGCATCACTTGGAGCGCTGGCGCCGCTGGCTGAACGTACCGCTCCAGGGTGCCCAGGGCCAGGGGTCGAGTCACTGCTCCGGCTGCCGCTGTCCGGAGATTCAGGGCCAGTCGCGTTGCCAGGAGCAGTCGCCGTTGCCCATGGAACAGCCGTCAGAGCAGGATGAATTGCACAAACCTGAAGATCTGGCAAAGACAATACCAGCAGAATCGCTGGTGGCCCTAAGTGATCCCAGGGAAATGCCAGTTCCGTTTCCATTGCCGTTGGTTCATCCGCCTGCGGAGATAACCAACGACATAATGATGGTCAAACAGGAGCTAATGCCAATGCAGCAAACTAGGACGTCTGAAGCTGTACTGGTGGCTGGGTCTTCAGGAGGAACCTCAGGCAACAAGGAGGATGCCACTGCCGCTCCTGACCAAGAAGTTAGCATTTTGGGAATACTTCGATCCTCGGGTATGAAGGCACAGAGCTTGCTGGAGCGTATTGGCCAGAACGATCCGCTGGACGCCGTGCAGCGCCTTTTGCTCATCCAACTGGTGTGCAGCTACTACGAGGAGAACCAGATGCACCTGACCCTGCAGAGGAGTCACTTGCTGGAACGCGAGATACTGCAGCTTTTCCCGCAGGAACAACTCAGCTATTACCGCACGGAGCGGAGGGGCAAGATCTATGTGAGATTCACCAACATGAAGCGAAGCAAGAGGCTCAGTTCGTCGCGCCAGGAACTCAAACGACGCCGTTCCGAACTCATAAGAGCGATTCCCACGGTTCAAGGACACGATCCTAGTGCTAGTGTGTCCTTCGCCGGCGACCAAATCTCCAGTCCCGATCGCTCCGATTGA